From the genome of Leishmania major strain Friedlin complete genome, chromosome 35:
TCCACCAAATCATCAGTCGCCCAGTACCACGTTACACGGACGCcttccagctccgccacccacaccccacacGGGATGTTGCGCACCGTCTGGTTGCCGACAAACGTCGGCGGCACATTTGGCGAGTAGAGCAGCAGGGAGCTGGCGCTCCTGGCTATCAAGTCGTAGGCAATGACGACGCGTTTGCAGGTGTTCAGGTCAGGGAAGAAGTACTTGCGCAGAGCCTCGTCGGCCTGCCCCTGGCCGCTCGGCACTGCAAACTCGGTGTGGTAGTACGACATCTGATTCCACGAGCTGCTGTACCACTCGTGCTTGTACACGCGACCGGCGATACCCTTCACGGGGAACTGCAAGCTGGTGCGGGAGAAACCCGCATAGAGGCTGTAGGACGCGCGAACCTGGTAGAAGGAGTCCTCAAGCGGCGAAACGACAAGGAAATTTGCTGTGAAAATATCAGGAACCGCTGGCATCGTGTAGTCGGCAGTGTCCGCTGCTGAGGCTGATGACGACGTCTCACTCGAGCTGGTGAAGACACTGGGCCGCGACGAAAAGGCCgtggcagcgcccgcgggtGCTCTCATCATCGGCAGAGCAACGTTCGACGCCTTCCAGAGTCGTGGATGCACAGAGGATGAGTTTGTGCAGGAAGACGGAAGAGACCCCTGCACGCTGGACACGTTCGAGCcaaagaaggagaaggtAAACAGGCAGTTGTTGATCGTGCTGGCGGCGCCTGTTGTTGTCACCTCGATCGACACCGGCGTCAGGTCCACCGACATCAAGTTCACCAACCAGTGCTGCGTGCTCGTCAACACAGCGGCGCGGTACGTGGCGGGCACCCCAAGACCACCGTAACTTCTCGGAATCGTGAGGTCATACTGGCCCGAGTAGTTATTGACGGCAATACCGCGAATTATGCTCGGGTAGGGTTTCGCTGAAAGCGGGGAACGCAGCATAGTAATGAGACTTCCAGCCAAGAGCACCTCGTCCGAGGATTCATACGACCCCTTCGTGTGCACACAGCCCTCGGTGTCGGAGATGTTGTACTTGTCGGTAGAGTTGATGTAGTAGGTACGGACGTAGTCGTTGTCTAGGATGCGCTCCACGTATAATGGGAGGTACACTTTCTCGTTCGTGCTGCCCGCGCTCGCATTGACGGAGAAGCGAAATGCACTTATCACGGATCTGTTGTAGACCGTCGGCTCACTCAGCATGGCACTGCGGCACACCACCTCGACATCGAACAATCCCTCAcccaccagcggcagcaggttCACCGCGCTCACTGCAACCGAGACGCTGAGCAGGGCAAGCAGCGTcgcggtgacggcgagcGTCGTCACCACGGCAGAAGAAGAGGTGCGCGTCATCCGGCACACAACAATGTCACCCGATCGGCCACTAAGAGCTAAAgaaggaaaacgaaaacgaagagaTGAAAGCCAGCGCAGTGAAATGCAGCCCAGATGCGGCCCGATGAAGCTCTCCACACGTGCAAAACGTGGCCTTGACTTTTTATGCAGCACTACCCCTTTCGCTCAAGCGTGCTTGTGTCCGTGTGATATCGAGACGCTGCGCTAGCTAGGGTAGCGGCCGCTCGAGCCGCAGGGTCGGTATAGAAAACGACTGAAAAGAAAGATGAGGGAGGTAATGTGATAATGTGGTTGTCGATGAATAGGGGGTTAGTAACGCACGAAGTATTCGACGCAATGCCACGGAAAGCAcacgtggtggtggtggcggagcaAAAACGAGAAGAGGTGGGAGAATGCCACTGtccagcacacgcagagtACCTGTGAAAAGGGGGAGGTGAGGAAGGAGGacgggaagggggaggaggcaacGCTGACGGGGAGAGCGCTGCAGTGAGTAAAGAACACGGGGAAGACGCAAGCAAAGATGCGAGGGGAGACCGAAAAAAGTGCTGTGTGAGGCcgaaacgaaaagagcgAAGATGGCAGGCCTGCAGGATGATCAGGCATGCCTGTGGGAGAAGTTCAAGAGTCACAAACGGcgcgctcgctgcgccgACAGTGACGGTGATTGTTTACGGACGTTTGCAAAGAAACAAACGATGCCGAGCCAGAGAAAAAAGACAGAGGCAATggggaaaagggagagaagggtgaACAagtgcgcgcggcgcagagcAGAATGTCGCAGACTCACGAACGACGGCCGAAGAGGGGAGAAACATTGGCTTCACCCCcgtctccccccccccgcgaCTTCGGTATCAACGCTACTGCCGCTTTGATACAAGTGgcagcacacagagagagcgaaaacGGGTCGGCGTCGCAAAGACAAGACACCGCGATCCGTCACCCCTTCGACGGTTCGGGAGTAGCTGGTTGACCCCACGAAAAGCACCGGGTGCCGCGGTTGTGGGCGCAACCT
Proteins encoded in this window:
- a CDS encoding conserved hypothetical protein (previous protein_id=AAZ14600.1) codes for the protein MTRTSSSAVVTTLAVTATLLALLSVSVAVSAVNLLPLVGEGLFDVEVVCRSAMLSEPTVYNRSVISAFRFSVNASAGSTNEKVYLPLYVERILDNDYVRTYYINSTDKYNISDTEGCVHTKGSYESSDEVLLAGSLITMLRSPLSAKPYPSIIRGIAVNNYSGQYDLTIPRSYGGLGVPATYRAAVLTSTQHWLVNLMSVDLTPVSIEVTTTGAASTINNCLFTFSFFGSNVSSVQGSLPSSCTNSSSVHPRLWKASNVALPMMRAPAGAATAFSSRPSVFTSSSETSSSASAADTADYTMPAVPDIFTANFLVVSPLEDSFYQVRASYSLYAGFSRTSLQFPVKGIAGRVYKHEWYSSSWNQMSYYHTEFAVPSGQGQADEALRKYFFPDLNTCKRVVIAYDLIARSASSLLLYSPNVPPTFVGNQTVRNIPCGVWVAELEGVRVTWYWATDDLVDTTSFWTDNSISGASTYARLVRMTVTGKGGAPPLFTHHPFFPQRTAFPVTDRDVACTAMMPSEADMGCYTYAKNADYTYIYEITSFVPYVRRNDYDIPAACAGVKILGSIPSFQCNYKGITGGVASILLTVVALLFSLAGGCCVWCPFSRIVRQQQDELARFAWEIRLAQSANGTEGHDTTDVVAKSEPDVRNPSL